The sequence CTATCGATTCCATATACGCGCGGAAGCGATTGCCAGTATTCGTGCCGGAATATACAAAGGCCTGGCCACCGCCGAAGCTCCCCACGCCTCCTCTGGGCGTGTCTTCGGGCGCAGTCCCAAAAAGGTCGTTGCGATTGCCGCCGCCCAGGGTGTGCGTATTTTGGAAGTTGAGCGGGTTGGAAATCTCTATGAATAGCATAGGCGATCCCGGCATATCGAACATCTTGGAAATGCGCAGGTGCGCGGCGTATTCATCAACCCACTGCGCGTTGAGCACATTGATCAGCGAAGCATCCGCATTGCCCGGGTTGTAGTTGAACCACTCTCCGGCCTCGCGATCAAGGTAGAAACCGAGATTCCAGCCGCCCTTGAGCATCCGCTGTTCGCCGCCGTAATCGAGGGGCGTTCGGAAATTGCCGCCCAACTTTATCTGGGGCTTTGCCTTAAATGGCGGCGCGGCATTGTTCGGGCTATTCTCAAGCACGGTTGTCGAAGGCGTTGAAACCGTCTTCGCATCGCGGATATCTTGCCACGCTGTGTTGCGAACCCGCGCCTGGCGAATATCATAAGACAAGAAACCGGTAAAGAACTGGCCCCGCGTCTTCTGCAACTTCAGTTCCAGCCCGCGCGCATCAGTCACAAAGGCATTCTGCGTGTTGCGAGGAGCACCCGTGTTAAATGCCCCCCTGATCCGCACGGCGGGCCAGGCTTCGTTCTCGCCATCTTTGAAATAAACCGTTCCCGTCAAAAGATACTGGCCCTGGAAGCTGCGTTCATATCCCATTTCATACTGAATCGTGCGCTCCATCTTCATCCACGGATTGCCAAAAAACTCCAGCGACTGCCCCAAACCGCTCTGCGTGCGATACATATCGCGCGTATTCACAATCTGGTTAAAGTGCCCGTAGTTGATGAACATTTTGCTCAAATCCGTAATCGGATAAGAAGCGCCAAAACGGGGGCTAAAAGCCCAATCGGTTGGCGGGCGCACTTTGCGCACCGCGCGATAAACAGCTTCGGCATCTCTGCCAAACCACGGGAAATGGGTTTCATTTGGAAGGTCAAAATAAAGGTCGGGGCGATGCCAATCCAGACGAACACCGGCATTGACCACAATATCGCGATACTCCATCCTGTCCTGGAAAAAGACGCCGCCGAAAATCGGGGTTTTCACAAAATAGTTGTTGTGGTCACCCGTTGCGCCGCCCGAAGGCACATCCGATTCATTGAAAACGCCATCCCCGTTGATATCGCCTCCGCTGGGCAGGTCCGGATCGCTGCGCCCGGTCCACGGAAAGATCACGTCATCGGTTGAACTGACGCGCGGGCCTTCGTACTCATCCTTGTAAATGGGATCGCTGTATTCGGGAACTGCGGCTGGCACCATACCCCGGTTTTCGTGCAAATTGAAATGATGCACCTGCACACCGGCTTTAATCTGGTGATGCGGGGTAATCTGGCTCGTGAAATCAGCCGTAATATCGAGATCATCCATGGTGGACCAGTCGCCTGCACGGCTATTGCCGCCACCGCCCTGCATTCGGAAAATATTGAGAATATCATTGCCACCGGGCTTGTAATTCCAGCCAAAGGGCGCTTCGTTTAGAACCACGGCACCCCGCGCTCTGGCCGCATCGGCACTATTCTCGTCAACCTGTTCCATCGAACCATCTGTGTGGATAGCCATTGCGGGCGCGTTGGTCAGTTTTTGCGGATGCCATTGCGTGGTCCAATCCGCACCGCCAAATCGCGCCGTCAAGTTGTAAAACGTCTTGGCCGACAAAGTGTGTGTCCAGGAGACCAACCCGTGATTGCGCTCAATTAGCATCTTCTGGAATTCGGCAGCGGGCATAAACATGC comes from Gemmatimonadota bacterium and encodes:
- a CDS encoding TonB-dependent receptor encodes the protein MKNVYSDVFRPPGFWVALLCTVFLALPVGLQAQTTGKIAGRVTDADSGEPLPGANVVVVGTRMGATVDVNGEYFILRVSPGIYEVRASLVGYQSVSKTEVEVLLDRTATVDFQLKESTVELDAIVVTADLDPVQMDVSYAQQAITQEQLETIPVGARIRDQVATQVGLDKDAWGITIRGENAMNIGFNMDGVTAADNRHQRAYTSFSKTAIKQVQVLTGGFNAEYGNIRGGVVNFVTKEPSQFFVSAEGTYNPAGKKHFGPNLYSEENWWDVGRFQSNSPTEDRNGDGEPDFIGWNQELANRTAGGQQWVAGVSGDPITTVEQARGIWAWQHRSHDGDDPYADGPFNANPEDRDYDYLWDITVGGPILKDKVGFTASSRKERMAYPFDVATVSYRDNTTQLKLTFTPTATTKLSVQYIRGFQHGSHQGNNVGVPQRTQQAVFENYNHSRMFMPAAEFQKMLIERNHGLVSWTHTLSAKTFYNLTARFGGADWTTQWHPQKLTNAPAMAIHTDGSMEQVDENSADAARARGAVVLNEAPFGWNYKPGGNDILNIFRMQGGGGNSRAGDWSTMDDLDITADFTSQITPHHQIKAGVQVHHFNLHENRGMVPAAVPEYSDPIYKDEYEGPRVSSTDDVIFPWTGRSDPDLPSGGDINGDGVFNESDVPSGGATGDHNNYFVKTPIFGGVFFQDRMEYRDIVVNAGVRLDWHRPDLYFDLPNETHFPWFGRDAEAVYRAVRKVRPPTDWAFSPRFGASYPITDLSKMFINYGHFNQIVNTRDMYRTQSGLGQSLEFFGNPWMKMERTIQYEMGYERSFQGQYLLTGTVYFKDGENEAWPAVRIRGAFNTGAPRNTQNAFVTDARGLELKLQKTRGQFFTGFLSYDIRQARVRNTAWQDIRDAKTVSTPSTTVLENSPNNAAPPFKAKPQIKLGGNFRTPLDYGGEQRMLKGGWNLGFYLDREAGEWFNYNPGNADASLINVLNAQWVDEYAAHLRISKMFDMPGSPMLFIEISNPLNFQNTHTLGGGNRNDLFGTAPEDTPRGGVGSFGGGQAFVYSGTNTGNRFRAYMESI